The genomic DNA TCTCCAGGCGGCCCTCCACGCAGGCCAGGCAGATCTCAGCCAGATCGCTTTCCAGCAGGGGCAAGATCACCTGGGTCTCCGGGTCGCCGAAGCGGCAGTTGAACTCCAACACCTTGGGGCCGGCCGGGGTCAACATGAGGCCGGCGTAGAGCACTCCCACGTACGGCGTACCCTCCGCGGCCAGGCCCTGGACGGTGGGCAGCAGGATTTCTGCGCTGACCTGAGCCAGCAGCTCGGGGGTGGCCAGGGGCGAAGGGGCGAAGGCGCCCATGCCGCCGGTGTTGGGGCCATAGTCGCCGTCCAACAGACGTTTATGGTCCTGGGCGGCAGGCATCACCCGCAGGGTTTCCCCGTCGCAGAAGGCCAGCACCGAGAGCTCGGGGCCGGAAAGGCGCTCCTCCACCAGGACCTGGGCGCTGGCATCGCCGAACTGGCGCTCCACCAGCATGGCGTGGAGCACGGCAGCGGCTTCGCTACGGGTCTCCGGCAGGATCACGCCTTTGCCCGCAGCCAGGCCGCTGGCCTTGATCACAGGGACGCCATCCAGGCTGCGCAGGTAGCGGGTGGCCTGGTCGAAGTCGTCGAAAATTTGGGCCCGGCCGGTGGGGATGCCGTATTTTTCCATGAATTGTTTGGAAAAAGCCTTGGATCCTTCAATCTGGGCGGCGGCCCTGGTGGGGCCAAAGATGGGGAGGCCCGCCTCCTGGAACACATCCACCACGCCGGCCACCAGGGGTGCCTCGGGTCCCACCAGGGTGAGGTCAATGGCGTTGGCGGCGGCAAAGTCCCGCAGACCTGCCAGATCCTCGGTCGACAGGGCCACGTTCTCCGCCTTGGCCAGGGTGGCGGTGCCGCCATTGCCGGGGGCCACAAAGATCCGCTCCACCCGATCCGACTGACTCAGCTTCCAGGCGATGGCGTGTTCCCGCCCCCCGTTTCCGATCAGTAAAACCCGCATGCGTTCTCCTAACTTTGTGCTGCTTCCCGTGTTTTTTACGTATTTTGAAACGGGAGTTCGTCCAAATTCGATTTCAGAATGGGCTGGTCTATTGTATCACCATCTTCGCAGATTCGACCCAATCCCTGGCGACGGCGGGCCTGGCAAGCCCCGCCCCGACCGCGCATCCGTCGCCCTCCCTTCACCTGTCTGGGGTGAATCGGGGCGAAAACTTTTCGCCCCTACATCCCAACCAGCGCTTTGTCGCCGCCCCTTCATCCGCCCAGGACGTGGCGACCGCGTGCGGCTCCCAGCCGCACCTTCGGTAGGGGCCGCCCCCTGTGGCGGCCCGCTTCGGGCGGGCACGGAGGCCCGCCCCTACCGTGCATCCGGCACCCCAAGGACGGCCTTTACCCTGGCTGGGATGACTGAGCCAGGAGGGTGTGGACCAGGGTGCGCAGGCCAGCGCAGAGGCGTTCTTTCGTAAAACCCCGGACCTCCACCAGGTACTGCCAGTAGGGCGCGGTCAGCGGGGCCAGGAACATTTCAGCCAGCAGCTCGATGTCGAAATAGGCCGCCAGCTCGCCCTTGCCCCGGGCCGCCCGCAAGAGACCACGCACCGTCATCTGTTGCCAGATGAAATGGGGTGCGGTGGTTTCCGTAGCCCCCAGCA from Litorilinea aerophila includes the following:
- the purD gene encoding phosphoribosylamine--glycine ligase, with product MRVLLIGNGGREHAIAWKLSQSDRVERIFVAPGNGGTATLAKAENVALSTEDLAGLRDFAAANAIDLTLVGPEAPLVAGVVDVFQEAGLPIFGPTRAAAQIEGSKAFSKQFMEKYGIPTGRAQIFDDFDQATRYLRSLDGVPVIKASGLAAGKGVILPETRSEAAAVLHAMLVERQFGDASAQVLVEERLSGPELSVLAFCDGETLRVMPAAQDHKRLLDGDYGPNTGGMGAFAPSPLATPELLAQVSAEILLPTVQGLAAEGTPYVGVLYAGLMLTPAGPKVLEFNCRFGDPETQVILPLLESDLAEICLACVEGRLETVTPSWRAGAAVTVVMASGGYPGEYTTGVEITGVEAAEALGCLVFHAGTKRQDGRLLTAGGRVLAVTALGDTIQAAAQAAYQGVAQIHFNQAHYRRDIGLQA